The proteins below are encoded in one region of Cucurbita pepo subsp. pepo cultivar mu-cu-16 chromosome LG10, ASM280686v2, whole genome shotgun sequence:
- the LOC111804439 gene encoding 26S proteasome non-ATPase regulatory subunit 4 homolog, which translates to MVLEATMICIDNSEWMRNGDYSPSRFQAQEDAINLICGAKTQSNPENTVGVLTMAGKGVRVLVTPTTDLGKILACMHGLEIGGEINLAAGIQVAQLALKHRQNKKQQQRIIVFVGSPVKHEKKLLEAIGRKLKKNNVTLDIVDFGEEDDGKPEKLESLLAAVNSNDTSHIVHVPAGPNVLSDVLISTPIFTGDGEGGSGFAAAAAAAAAGGVSGFDFGVDPNLDPELALALRVSMEEERARQEAAAKKAAEENTKQEKGAEQPSGSQDATMTERPELATSDAENKTADLMDDDNALLQQALAMSMDNPSATSDIRDIDMSEVASDDPDLALALQLSVQEGSSDSTSQTDMSKLLADQSFVSSILASLPGVDPNDPSVKDLLASMQSQAEDKKNDDKAPKEDEK; encoded by the exons ATGGTTCTCGAG GCGACGATGATCTGTATTGACAATTCCGAATGGATGCGGAATGGAGATTACAGTCCTTCAAGATTTCAAGCTCAAGAAGATGCCATCAATCTTATTTGTGGCGCCAAGACGCAG TCTAATCCAGAGAATACGGTTGGAGTTCTGACAATGGCGGGAAAAGGTGTTCGTGTGCTGGTCACTCCGACCACTGACCTTGGCAAGATACTGGCATGCATGCACG GTTTGGAGATAGGTGGTGAGATAAACCTCGCAGCTGGCATCCAGGTGGCTCAGTTGGCTCTTAAGCATCGTCAGAACAAAAAGCAGCAACAAAGGATTATAGTATTTGTTGGCAG TCCTGTCAAACATGAGAAAAAGTTACTGGAGGCGATTGGAAGGAAGTTAAAGAAGAACAATGTCACCCTTGACATTGTTGATTTTGGCGAAGAAGATGATGGCAAACCTGAGAAACTGGAAAGTCTTCTGGCAGCTGTGAATAGTAATGACACCAGTCACATTGTTCATGTTCCTGCTGGTCCAAATGTGCTCTCTGATGTACTCATCAG TACTCCTATCTTTACTGGAGACGGGGAAGGTGGAAGTGGTTTTGCAGCAGCTGCGGCGGCGGCTGCTGCTGGTGGCGTATctggttttgattttggagTTGATCCCAACTTAGATCCTGAACTTGCCCTTGCTCTTAGAGTTTCAATGGAAGAGGAGAGGGCCAGACAAGAAGCAGCTGCTAAAAAGGCTGCAGAGGAGAATACAAAGCAAGAAAAAGGAGCAGAGCAGCCATCTGGCTCACAGGATGCAACTATGACTGAGCGTCCTGAACTTGCAACTTCTGATGCCGAAAACAAGACTGCTGATTTAATG GATGATGATAATGCACTGCTACAACAAGCCCTTGCTATGTCGATGGATAATCCTTCTGCTACCAGTGACATACGAGACATTGACATGTCAGAAGTAGCATCAGATGATCCTGATTTGGCACTTG CTCTTCAGTTATCGGTGCAGGAAGGGTCGAGTGATTCGACAAGTCAGACAGATATGAGCAAATTGTTGGCCGATCAGTCTTTTGTGTCTTCTATTCTAGCTTCA CTTCCAGGCGTAGATCCAAATGACCCTTCTGTAAAAGATTTGCTTGCTTCCATGCAAAGCCAAGCCGAG GATAAGAAAAATGACGACAAAGCACCAAAGGAAGATGAAAAATGA